A window from Setaria italica strain Yugu1 chromosome VIII, Setaria_italica_v2.0, whole genome shotgun sequence encodes these proteins:
- the LOC101762935 gene encoding uncharacterized protein LOC101762935, with product MLAASFVRRPLSWPRRRSASGHLSCDRSAMGDVDYANVPGGYFMGPPANAAAAEPKPAATTQTPGDYFIGTPENIRQQGMEAEPARPAGELKRSRSFMEWFPCLRG from the exons ATGCTAGCTGCTTCGTTCGTTCGTCGCCCCCTGTCGTGGCCTCGTCGTCGTTCAGCCTCAGGTCATCTCTCCTGCGACCGATCCGCCATGGGCGACGTCGATTATGCCAATGTCCCCGGCG GATACTTCATGGGCCCGCCGGCgaacgcggccgccgccgaaccCAAGCCTGCTGCCACCACACAGACTCCCGGCG ATTACTTCATCGGGACCCCGGAGAACATCCGGCAGCAGGGGATGGAGGCTGAACCAGCACGGCCAGCCGGCGAGCTGAAGAGATCGAGGAGCTTCATGGAATG